A section of the Flavobacterium sp. CG_23.5 genome encodes:
- a CDS encoding FAD-dependent oxidoreductase yields the protein MTNSNLLDVLILGGGVSGMSCALVLGSAKNKAFASDKKIGIFTHQKASSLQDAIFNNAYGIAPGTLGSHLLVKSIQHLSETYPHIAQIPNEKVFKIEGEFPEFLVTTNRNTYKTKTIVVGIGSANTFAIEGLMQYVEPHLKSLPEKQRIQLKNNDQKVADGIYVIGTLAGHRSQLAIAAGSGAAVATDILTLWNGGVQTHYHDSIR from the coding sequence ATGACAAATTCTAATCTGCTTGACGTTTTAATTCTAGGTGGCGGTGTCTCGGGAATGTCATGCGCACTCGTTTTGGGTTCTGCAAAAAATAAAGCATTTGCATCCGATAAAAAAATTGGGATTTTTACCCATCAAAAAGCATCCTCTCTTCAGGATGCGATATTTAATAATGCGTATGGAATTGCACCAGGTACTTTAGGCTCCCATTTATTAGTTAAAAGTATCCAGCATCTTTCCGAAACTTATCCTCATATTGCACAAATTCCAAACGAAAAAGTGTTTAAAATCGAAGGGGAATTTCCAGAATTCTTAGTCACTACAAATAGGAATACTTACAAAACAAAAACAATTGTTGTAGGGATTGGCTCTGCCAATACTTTTGCAATTGAAGGTTTAATGCAGTACGTGGAACCACATCTAAAATCACTCCCTGAGAAACAACGAATTCAGCTAAAAAACAATGACCAAAAAGTTGCTGATGGAATTTATGTGATTGGAACTTTAGCGGGACATAGAAGTCAATTAGCCATTGCTGCCGGAAGTGGTGCCGCAGTTGCTACTGACATTCTTACCTTGTGGAATGGCGGAGTGCAGACTCATTATCACGACAGTATAAGATAA
- a CDS encoding MarC family protein: MIGFDIREIVTVSMVLFAVIDIIGTIPIIIDLRAKFGHIESEKATLASGAIMIVFLFVGEEFLNLIGIDVNSFAVAGSFVLFFLALEMILGIRLYRDEAASSASIVPIAFPLVAGAGTMTTLLSLKAEFQTINIVVAIILNIILVYAVLKSSARIEKLLGENGLGVIRKTFGVVLLAIAVKLFAANVKGLFV, from the coding sequence ATGATAGGATTTGACATCAGAGAAATTGTAACCGTAAGTATGGTCCTTTTTGCTGTAATTGACATTATTGGTACTATCCCCATTATCATCGATTTAAGAGCGAAATTTGGACATATCGAATCAGAAAAAGCAACTTTAGCTTCAGGAGCCATTATGATTGTCTTTCTTTTTGTAGGTGAAGAATTTTTAAATTTAATTGGAATCGATGTTAATTCTTTTGCCGTTGCAGGATCTTTTGTTTTGTTTTTCTTGGCATTAGAAATGATCTTAGGCATCCGCTTGTATCGCGATGAAGCCGCTAGCTCTGCATCAATAGTCCCAATAGCGTTCCCGCTTGTTGCCGGAGCCGGAACTATGACCACTTTATTATCCTTGAAAGCGGAATTTCAAACTATTAATATTGTTGTTGCCATAATTCTAAATATCATTCTGGTGTATGCCGTATTGAAATCCTCTGCGAGAATCGAAAAACTATTAGGCGAAAACGGATTAGGGGTAATTAGAAAGACTTTTGGAGTAGTTCTTCTAGCCATCGCTGTTAAATTATTCGCTGCTAATGTTAAAGGTTTGTTTGTGTAA
- a CDS encoding DUF3109 family protein, with protein MFQLGKTIVSEDILGKDFVCNLSACKGACCVDGDAGAPLSLEETKILEEIYPKVKPFLRKQGIAAIEAQGTWVTGTDGELETPLIDNKDCAYVIFDGKTALCGIEQAYNQGIIDWKKPVSCHLYPIRVKDFTEFAAVNYDKWDICDPACSLGQELEVPVYKFVKEALIRKFGEDWYAELEKVALDMKK; from the coding sequence ATGTTTCAATTAGGAAAAACCATTGTCTCTGAAGACATACTCGGAAAAGATTTTGTTTGCAATTTATCAGCTTGTAAAGGCGCCTGTTGTGTAGATGGCGACGCTGGAGCTCCGTTGAGTCTTGAAGAAACAAAAATTTTGGAGGAAATTTATCCTAAGGTTAAACCCTTTTTACGCAAACAGGGGATTGCAGCAATTGAAGCGCAAGGAACTTGGGTAACCGGAACTGATGGTGAACTTGAAACACCCTTAATTGACAATAAAGATTGTGCTTATGTTATTTTTGATGGCAAAACGGCTCTTTGTGGTATCGAACAAGCCTATAATCAAGGAATAATTGACTGGAAAAAACCTGTTTCCTGTCATCTGTACCCAATCCGTGTGAAAGACTTTACCGAGTTTGCCGCTGTCAATTATGACAAGTGGGATATTTGCGACCCAGCCTGTTCACTAGGTCAGGAACTTGAAGTACCAGTGTATAAATTTGTCAAAGAAGCGTTGATAAGAAAGTTTGGTGAAGACTGGTACGCAGAGCTGGAAAAAGTAGCTTTGGACATGAAAAAATAA
- a CDS encoding ribonucleotide-diphosphate reductase subunit beta, producing MAQLEPILQENKNRFVIFPIKHHDIWEWYKKMEASFWTAEEIDLSQDLNDWNNKLSDEERYFVKHILAFFAASDGIVNENLAENFVNEVQYAEAKFFYGFQIMMENIHSETYSLLIDTYVKDEAEKDELFNALEVFPAIKKKADWALKWIESDSFAERLIAFAAVEGIFFSGAFCSIYWLKKRGLMPGLTFSNELISRDEGVHCDFAVHLHNHHLVNKVPKERIRSIIVDALNIEREFITESLPVSLIGMNAVLMTQYLEFVADRLLVELGCDREYNTTNPFDFMDMISLQGKTNFFEKKVAEYQKAGVMNTDSDAQKISFDADF from the coding sequence ATGGCGCAACTAGAACCAATTTTACAAGAAAATAAAAATCGTTTCGTAATTTTTCCTATCAAACACCATGATATTTGGGAATGGTACAAGAAAATGGAAGCTAGTTTTTGGACTGCTGAAGAAATAGATTTGTCTCAGGATTTAAATGACTGGAATAACAAGCTTTCTGATGAGGAACGTTATTTTGTAAAACACATTCTTGCTTTTTTTGCTGCTTCTGACGGAATTGTAAATGAAAATTTAGCTGAAAATTTTGTGAACGAAGTACAATATGCGGAAGCAAAATTCTTTTACGGTTTCCAAATCATGATGGAAAACATTCATAGCGAAACCTATTCGTTATTGATTGACACCTATGTAAAAGATGAAGCGGAAAAAGATGAATTGTTCAATGCTTTAGAAGTTTTTCCTGCTATTAAGAAAAAAGCAGACTGGGCTTTGAAATGGATTGAATCGGATTCGTTTGCCGAAAGATTGATTGCATTTGCTGCTGTAGAAGGAATTTTCTTTTCGGGAGCATTTTGTTCTATTTATTGGTTGAAAAAACGTGGATTAATGCCAGGATTGACATTTTCTAACGAATTAATTTCTCGTGACGAAGGAGTTCACTGTGACTTTGCAGTGCATTTACACAACCATCACTTGGTAAATAAAGTGCCAAAAGAAAGAATTAGAAGCATTATTGTAGATGCTTTAAATATCGAAAGAGAGTTTATTACAGAATCGCTTCCGGTGAGTTTAATTGGGATGAATGCGGTGTTGATGACGCAATATTTAGAATTTGTTGCCGATAGATTATTAGTAGAATTAGGTTGCGACAGAGAATACAATACTACAAATCCTTTTGATTTTATGGATATGATTTCGCTTCAAGGGAAAACAAATTTCTTTGAAAAGAAAGTAGCCGAATATCAAAAAGCTGGGGTTATGAATACTGACAGTGATGCTCAAAAAATATCTTTTGACGCAGATTTTTAA
- a CDS encoding ribonucleoside-diphosphate reductase subunit alpha: MYVVKRDGHKEPVMFDKITDRIKKLCYGLNDLVDAVKVAMRVIEGLYDGVSTSELDNLAAETAASMTIAHPDYAQLAARIAISNLHSNTKKSFSETMNDMFHYVNPRNGQDAPLLSDEVHKVIMENAEFLDSHVIYNRDFNYDYFGFKTLERSYLLKINGKIVERPQHMLMRVSVGIHLDDLKSVIETYDLMSKKFFTHATPTLFNAGTPKPQMSSCFLLAMQDDSIDGIYDTLKQTAKISQSAGGIGLSIHNVRATGSYIRGTNGTSNGIVPMLRVFNDTARYVDQGGGKRKGSFAIYIETWHADIFEFLDLKKNTGKEEMRARDLFFAMWTSDLFMKRVQEDSYWTLMCPNECPGLYDVYGEEFEAMYIDYEKRGKGRKTIKAHELWEKILESQIETGTPYMLYKDAVNRKSNQKNLGTIRSSNLCTEIMEFTSKDEIAVCNLASLSLPMFVENKKFNHELLFTVTKRVTRNLNKVIDRNYYPVKEGENSNKRHRPIGLGVQGLADAFIMLRLPFTSDEAKKLNQEIFETLYFAAVTASMEMAKEEGPYSSFQGSPMSQGEFQYNMWGMKDEELSGRWDWSSLRKEVMEHGVRNSLLVAPMPTASTSQILGNNEAFEPYTSNIYTRRVLSGEFIVVNKHLLHDLVERGLWNETLKQELMRNNGSVQDLNIPQDLKELYKTVWEMSMKDIIDMSRQRGYFVDQSQSLNLFMQNANYSKLTSMHFYAWQSGLKTGMYYLRTKAAVDAIKFTLNNDKKAEPIEIKEQPVVERLESIAVLNEPVEMTADEYKAMIELAKNAGPDECEMCGS, encoded by the coding sequence ATGTACGTAGTAAAAAGAGACGGCCACAAAGAGCCCGTAATGTTCGACAAAATCACAGATAGAATTAAAAAACTATGTTATGGTTTAAATGATTTAGTAGATGCCGTGAAAGTGGCAATGCGAGTAATTGAAGGGCTTTATGATGGAGTTTCTACGTCAGAATTAGATAATTTAGCAGCCGAAACCGCGGCTTCGATGACGATTGCGCATCCTGATTATGCACAATTGGCAGCGAGAATTGCGATTTCGAATTTGCATTCCAATACAAAAAAATCATTTTCGGAAACAATGAACGATATGTTTCATTATGTAAATCCGAGAAACGGTCAAGACGCACCATTGTTGTCTGACGAAGTGCATAAAGTGATTATGGAAAATGCTGAATTTTTGGATTCGCATGTAATATATAACAGAGATTTCAACTACGATTATTTTGGTTTTAAAACATTGGAACGTTCGTATTTGCTAAAAATAAATGGTAAAATCGTTGAACGTCCGCAACATATGTTGATGCGTGTTTCAGTTGGGATTCACTTAGACGATTTGAAATCAGTGATTGAAACGTACGACTTAATGTCGAAAAAATTCTTCACACACGCGACGCCAACGTTGTTCAATGCGGGTACACCAAAACCACAAATGTCTTCTTGTTTCCTTTTGGCGATGCAAGACGATAGCATTGATGGGATTTACGACACGTTGAAACAAACGGCGAAAATTTCGCAATCAGCTGGTGGAATTGGACTTTCTATTCACAACGTTCGTGCAACGGGAAGTTATATTCGTGGTACAAACGGAACATCAAACGGAATTGTTCCTATGTTGAGAGTTTTCAACGATACAGCAAGATATGTAGATCAAGGTGGTGGAAAACGCAAAGGAAGTTTTGCGATTTACATCGAAACTTGGCATGCGGATATTTTCGAGTTTTTGGACTTAAAAAAGAATACCGGAAAAGAAGAAATGCGCGCCAGAGATTTATTCTTTGCGATGTGGACTTCGGATTTATTCATGAAAAGAGTACAGGAAGACAGTTATTGGACTTTGATGTGCCCTAATGAATGTCCAGGATTGTATGACGTATATGGCGAAGAATTTGAAGCGATGTATATTGATTACGAGAAACGTGGAAAAGGTAGAAAAACCATCAAAGCACATGAATTGTGGGAGAAAATTCTGGAATCGCAAATCGAGACCGGAACGCCTTACATGCTATATAAAGATGCAGTTAACAGAAAATCAAACCAGAAAAATCTAGGTACCATTCGTTCATCGAATTTGTGTACGGAAATTATGGAATTCACTTCCAAGGATGAAATCGCGGTTTGTAACTTGGCTTCGCTTTCGTTACCAATGTTTGTTGAAAACAAAAAATTCAATCACGAATTATTATTTACCGTTACAAAACGGGTGACCAGAAACTTGAATAAAGTTATTGACAGGAATTATTATCCGGTAAAAGAAGGAGAGAATTCTAATAAACGCCACAGACCAATAGGTCTTGGAGTGCAAGGATTGGCGGATGCGTTCATTATGTTGCGTTTACCATTTACCAGTGATGAAGCCAAAAAACTGAACCAAGAAATTTTCGAAACCCTCTATTTTGCTGCTGTAACCGCTTCTATGGAAATGGCTAAAGAAGAAGGTCCGTATTCTAGTTTTCAAGGATCGCCAATGTCTCAAGGGGAATTCCAATACAATATGTGGGGAATGAAAGATGAGGAATTATCAGGTCGTTGGGATTGGTCTTCGTTGAGAAAAGAAGTAATGGAACATGGAGTTCGTAACTCGTTATTAGTGGCTCCAATGCCAACTGCTTCGACTTCTCAAATTTTGGGTAACAACGAAGCATTTGAACCGTATACTTCTAATATTTACACCAGAAGAGTGCTTTCGGGAGAATTTATTGTGGTGAACAAGCATTTGTTACACGATTTAGTGGAACGCGGTTTGTGGAACGAAACATTGAAACAAGAATTAATGCGAAATAACGGTTCGGTTCAAGACCTGAATATTCCGCAGGATTTGAAAGAATTGTACAAAACCGTTTGGGAAATGTCAATGAAAGACATTATCGATATGTCACGCCAACGTGGTTATTTTGTGGATCAATCGCAATCGTTGAATTTATTCATGCAAAATGCCAATTATTCTAAATTGACTTCGATGCATTTCTACGCTTGGCAATCTGGATTGAAAACAGGAATGTATTATTTAAGAACAAAAGCTGCGGTGGATGCGATTAAATTTACATTGAACAACGATAAAAAAGCAGAGCCAATTGAAATCAAAGAGCAACCAGTTGTGGAGCGATTAGAGTCAATTGCCGTTTTAAACGAACCCGTTGAAATGACTGCAGACGAATACAAAGCAATGATCGAATTGGCAAAAAACGCCGGTCCTGATGAATGCGAAATGTGTGGGTCTTAA
- a CDS encoding DUF3800 domain-containing protein, translating into MKYYLFIDESGDHGLKTIDESFPVFLLCGVLVSEVEYLAVNSVVNSSKIKYWNNTNVILHSRDIRKCNNEFKILFDLKVKERFYEDINHILTSSNYKIISSAIDKINFIKNYGKLENDVYEIALSFILERTIFCLDEIGDCKSLEIIIEKRGKKEDAKLSSHLHKLNQIGTYYVDSERMKKYAIKHKFLNKNENSNGLQISDLLAYLIARKIITPEGVNVSYELIKDKFYTKNGKRYGLKIFP; encoded by the coding sequence TTGAAATATTATTTATTTATTGATGAGAGTGGAGATCATGGTTTAAAAACTATTGACGAAAGTTTTCCAGTATTTTTGCTTTGTGGTGTTTTAGTTTCTGAAGTTGAGTATCTTGCTGTTAATTCAGTGGTAAACAGTTCAAAAATAAAATATTGGAATAATACGAATGTGATTTTGCATTCTCGTGATATACGAAAGTGTAATAATGAATTTAAAATTTTATTTGATTTAAAGGTAAAAGAAAGATTTTATGAAGATATAAATCACATCCTTACTTCGAGTAATTACAAAATCATTAGTTCTGCAATTGACAAGATAAATTTTATAAAAAATTACGGTAAATTAGAAAATGATGTTTATGAAATTGCATTGTCATTTATCTTAGAAAGAACAATTTTTTGTCTTGATGAAATTGGAGATTGCAAATCTTTAGAAATAATAATTGAAAAAAGAGGTAAAAAGGAAGATGCTAAATTATCAAGTCATTTACATAAGTTAAACCAAATAGGTACTTATTATGTCGATAGTGAAAGGATGAAAAAGTATGCGATTAAACATAAATTTCTCAATAAAAACGAGAATAGTAATGGTTTGCAAATTTCTGATTTATTGGCTTATCTTATAGCTAGAAAAATAATTACACCAGAAGGAGTAAATGTGTCCTATGAATTAATTAAAGATAAATTTTACACTAAAAACGGGAAACGTTACGGTTTGAAAATATTTCCATAA
- a CDS encoding ABC transporter ATP-binding protein — MKILYSYIKAHKQLLYIALFLAAINQCFSLFDSIIIGKLLNECGVGVANFNNNYVNFTKVVLGWLALSLGAAMVSRIAKNFQDYFTNIIIQRTGAQMYTDGIQKALQLPFQDFEDQRSGETLGKLQKVKIDCEKFITLSISLIFQSIVGITFVIVYAMTIHWLLGPIFLATVPVIAFISSFLGKKIKKVSKEILGETTALAGATTESLRNIELVKSLGLTQQEVNRLNSTTNKILGLELKKVRFIRSLSFVQGTTVHFMRTSLVFALYMFIFQGIIKPGDLITLMFFSFFLFNPLQELGNVIATFNETKASMDNFSDLMNSKSEVTPANPKTIGPIKNLRFQNVSFKHQSTSSYAVKNISFEAGAGETIAFVGPSGSGKTTLVKMLVGLYNPAEGAIFYNEKDSRDIDLTELRQQLGFVTQDAQLFSGTIKDNLLFVKPDATDEEINDVLQKSACQNLLERAENGLYTTIGEGGIKVSGGEKQRLSIARALLRNPHLLLFDEATSALDSITEEEITKTIRSISSKQNQITVLIAHRLSTIMHADKIFVLEQGQIIEQGKHQDLLEEKGLYYAMWRQQIGERK; from the coding sequence ATGAAAATACTATATTCTTACATCAAAGCTCACAAACAGCTTTTATACATAGCGCTTTTTTTGGCTGCTATAAATCAATGTTTTTCTTTATTCGATTCGATAATTATTGGTAAACTATTGAACGAATGTGGCGTTGGAGTAGCCAACTTCAATAACAATTACGTCAACTTTACTAAGGTAGTTCTTGGCTGGCTGGCCTTATCTCTAGGAGCTGCAATGGTTTCCAGAATCGCCAAAAACTTTCAGGATTATTTCACCAATATTATTATCCAACGCACCGGTGCGCAAATGTACACCGATGGGATCCAAAAAGCACTTCAATTGCCTTTTCAAGATTTTGAAGACCAGCGAAGTGGCGAAACATTAGGCAAACTTCAAAAAGTCAAAATCGACTGTGAAAAATTCATCACCTTATCAATTTCGTTAATCTTTCAATCTATTGTTGGAATAACGTTTGTCATTGTTTATGCCATGACCATACATTGGCTGTTAGGTCCTATTTTTTTAGCGACCGTTCCCGTGATTGCTTTTATCAGTTCTTTTTTAGGCAAAAAAATTAAGAAAGTTTCCAAAGAAATTTTAGGAGAAACTACTGCTTTGGCTGGAGCAACAACCGAATCATTGCGAAACATAGAACTCGTAAAAAGCTTGGGATTAACCCAACAAGAAGTCAATCGTCTCAATTCAACTACAAATAAAATCCTCGGTTTAGAACTTAAAAAAGTACGATTTATTCGCTCGTTGAGTTTTGTGCAAGGGACAACGGTTCATTTTATGAGAACCAGTTTAGTATTTGCACTGTATATGTTCATCTTTCAAGGTATTATCAAACCTGGTGATTTGATTACTTTGATGTTCTTCTCTTTCTTTTTGTTTAATCCGTTGCAAGAACTCGGAAATGTAATTGCCACTTTCAACGAAACGAAAGCTTCGATGGATAATTTTAGTGATTTGATGAATTCAAAAAGTGAAGTAACTCCTGCAAATCCCAAAACGATTGGACCCATAAAGAATTTACGTTTCCAGAATGTTTCTTTTAAACACCAAAGTACCAGTTCTTATGCGGTAAAAAACATTTCTTTTGAAGCTGGCGCCGGCGAAACCATTGCTTTTGTGGGTCCATCCGGAAGCGGAAAAACCACGTTGGTAAAAATGCTGGTTGGTTTATATAATCCTGCCGAAGGTGCTATTTTCTATAACGAAAAAGATTCGCGAGATATTGATCTAACCGAATTAAGACAACAATTAGGATTTGTAACCCAAGATGCGCAATTGTTTTCCGGGACTATAAAAGACAATTTACTGTTTGTAAAACCCGATGCCACCGACGAAGAAATAAATGATGTATTGCAAAAATCGGCGTGCCAAAATTTACTGGAACGCGCCGAAAACGGATTGTATACCACCATTGGCGAAGGCGGAATAAAAGTTTCAGGCGGCGAGAAACAACGTTTATCTATTGCAAGAGCCTTACTTAGAAACCCTCATTTACTACTTTTTGATGAAGCGACATCCGCTTTAGATTCGATTACCGAAGAAGAAATTACAAAAACCATTCGAAGTATTTCTTCCAAGCAAAATCAGATTACGGTATTAATTGCGCACCGTTTATCAACCATTATGCATGCGGATAAAATATTTGTTTTGGAACAAGGGCAAATTATCGAGCAAGGCAAACACCAAGATTTATTAGAAGAAAAAGGCTTGTATTATGCGATGTGGAGACAACAAATTGGGGAAAGGAAGTAG
- a CDS encoding ArsR/SmtB family transcription factor — translation MIKTLDIKQVEKISKALGDPYRLKIMKIISESQSCVQCCDVSAEFNLAQSTMSHHIKQLIDADLLIAEKEGRNLKFVINKEVCNAYASYISNLSL, via the coding sequence ATGATTAAAACTTTAGACATAAAGCAAGTAGAAAAAATTTCAAAGGCTTTGGGAGATCCTTACCGTTTAAAAATAATGAAAATTATAAGTGAAAGTCAAAGTTGCGTGCAATGTTGTGATGTTTCTGCTGAGTTTAATTTGGCACAATCTACCATGTCTCATCATATAAAACAACTGATAGATGCTGATTTACTGATTGCTGAAAAAGAAGGTCGCAATCTGAAATTTGTAATTAACAAAGAAGTTTGTAATGCATATGCAAGTTATATTAGTAATTTGTCTTTATAA
- a CDS encoding RDD family protein, which translates to MESREFTVTDDLLASKGQRFLNLIIDLVIIYIIGLIIVATINIIGDLTNSYTASNWIKKLTVVEYSFFGLVILFFYYGLTEMYFSRTLAKYFTKTIVVKHNGSKPNMKSFIIRTVARIIPFEAFSFLSGDSRGWHDTLSVTYVVKKHEFLEEMKLVTSSDQTEVL; encoded by the coding sequence ATGGAAAGCAGGGAATTTACAGTTACAGATGATTTATTAGCTTCCAAAGGGCAGCGTTTCCTAAATTTAATTATCGATTTAGTGATTATTTATATCATTGGATTAATTATAGTAGCCACCATAAATATTATTGGGGACCTTACAAATAGCTACACGGCATCGAATTGGATTAAAAAATTGACGGTAGTTGAGTACTCGTTTTTTGGACTTGTAATTCTGTTTTTTTACTACGGACTTACCGAAATGTATTTCTCCAGAACCTTGGCCAAGTATTTCACGAAAACAATAGTAGTGAAGCACAATGGTTCAAAACCTAATATGAAAAGCTTTATCATAAGAACGGTAGCGCGAATAATTCCTTTTGAGGCTTTTTCTTTTTTATCAGGCGATTCAAGGGGATGGCATGATACTTTGTCCGTTACTTATGTGGTGAAAAAGCATGAATTTCTTGAGGAAATGAAATTGGTCACATCATCAGACCAAACTGAAGTTCTATAG
- a CDS encoding type 1 glutamine amidotransferase — translation MQNKLNIHCLQHVSFEDLGCIENWIQDHGHSLSYTNLFDNPKFPDLDNIDALIILGGPMSVHEESEFTWLKAEKEFIKSAIDQHKKIIGICLGAQLISNVLGGNITSNPQNEIGWFPVSIVDSNVEMLKGFPKSFSVFHWHGETFSIPEDAIRLMESRACVNQAFLLGNHVLGLQFHLEVTLETMTKMAFHEQSELVKDAYVQTYDEIVNNTTFLEDNNQMMFRLLDYLFDKE, via the coding sequence ATGCAAAATAAATTAAATATCCATTGCTTACAACACGTTTCATTTGAAGATTTGGGCTGTATAGAAAATTGGATTCAAGACCACGGGCATTCGCTTTCTTATACTAATTTATTCGACAATCCTAAATTTCCTGATTTAGATAATATTGATGCTTTAATTATTTTGGGCGGACCTATGAGTGTCCATGAGGAATCAGAATTCACTTGGCTAAAAGCCGAAAAAGAATTTATCAAATCTGCCATTGACCAGCATAAAAAAATAATAGGAATTTGTTTGGGTGCTCAACTTATTTCAAATGTTTTAGGAGGAAATATTACATCGAATCCTCAAAATGAAATTGGATGGTTTCCCGTTTCAATTGTAGATTCAAATGTTGAGATGCTAAAGGGTTTTCCAAAATCATTTTCTGTTTTTCATTGGCACGGAGAAACTTTTTCTATTCCCGAAGATGCCATTCGATTGATGGAATCACGAGCCTGCGTAAATCAAGCTTTCTTATTGGGAAATCATGTGTTGGGACTACAATTCCATTTAGAAGTCACACTTGAGACCATGACAAAAATGGCCTTTCACGAGCAATCTGAATTAGTCAAAGATGCTTATGTTCAAACCTATGATGAGATTGTCAATAACACAACATTTCTTGAGGATAACAATCAGATGATGTTTCGATTATTGGACTATTTGTTTGATAAAGAGTAA
- the dgt gene encoding dGTP triphosphohydrolase — MNWEQLLSLKRQGDKGKRLRIEQDDTRLGFEVDYDRIIFSAAFRSLQDKTQVIPLSKTDFVHTRLTHSLEVSVVGRSLGRLVGKKIIEKYPHLKEVHGFHMNDFGAIVAAASLAHDIGNPPFGHSGEKAIGEYFSIGNGQQYKDQLSEKEWQDLIDFEGNANGFSVLTASRPGIEGGLRISYATLGAFMKYPKESLPKKPTKNIADKKYGFFQTDKSFFQEVAADMGLIPNKLGSDIGFERHPLAYLVEAADDICYTIIDFEDGINLGLVSEDFALEYLIKLVKDSIDTSKYKTLTTKEDRISYLRALAIGSLINDAVNVFIENETLILEGKFPFAIMDKSKYKAQMDDIIKISVNNIYQSREVIEKEIVGYQIIQTLLDKFIIAFNNKYNGNASNYDSLILKMLPEKHHLEKENLYGRLLHICHFISLLTDGNALLFYKTITAGKG; from the coding sequence ATGAACTGGGAACAACTTTTATCACTAAAACGTCAAGGCGACAAAGGCAAAAGATTACGAATAGAACAAGATGACACGCGTTTGGGCTTTGAGGTTGATTATGATCGTATTATTTTCTCCGCAGCTTTTAGAAGTTTACAAGATAAAACACAAGTTATTCCATTATCGAAGACTGATTTTGTTCACACCAGATTGACTCACAGTTTAGAGGTTTCGGTTGTAGGTCGTTCTTTAGGGCGATTAGTAGGAAAGAAAATCATCGAAAAATATCCACATCTGAAAGAAGTTCACGGTTTTCATATGAATGATTTTGGCGCAATAGTCGCTGCCGCTTCCTTGGCGCACGATATTGGGAATCCCCCTTTTGGACATTCCGGTGAAAAAGCAATTGGAGAATATTTCTCTATTGGAAACGGGCAACAATATAAAGACCAGCTTTCCGAAAAAGAATGGCAGGATTTAATTGATTTCGAAGGGAATGCTAATGGCTTTTCCGTTCTTACTGCGAGTCGTCCAGGAATTGAAGGCGGACTCAGAATTTCTTATGCAACTCTTGGTGCTTTTATGAAATACCCAAAAGAAAGTCTTCCGAAAAAACCAACGAAAAATATTGCCGATAAAAAGTATGGTTTCTTTCAAACCGATAAATCTTTTTTTCAGGAAGTGGCTGCCGATATGGGTTTGATTCCAAATAAATTGGGAAGCGATATTGGTTTCGAAAGACATCCTTTGGCTTATTTAGTAGAAGCAGCAGATGATATTTGTTATACAATCATTGATTTTGAAGATGGAATAAACCTTGGTCTGGTTTCCGAAGATTTCGCATTGGAATATTTAATCAAATTGGTAAAAGACAGTATAGATACTTCTAAATATAAGACGCTTACTACAAAAGAAGACAGGATAAGTTATTTACGTGCCTTGGCAATAGGAAGTTTAATCAATGATGCGGTCAACGTTTTTATCGAAAATGAAACGTTAATTCTAGAAGGTAAATTTCCTTTTGCAATCATGGATAAAAGCAAATACAAAGCGCAGATGGATGATATTATCAAGATAAGTGTCAATAATATTTACCAAAGCAGGGAAGTAATTGAGAAAGAAATTGTGGGTTATCAGATAATCCAAACCTTATTAGATAAATTCATCATCGCCTTCAATAACAAATACAATGGGAATGCCTCTAATTACGATTCGTTAATATTAAAAATGCTGCCAGAAAAACATCATTTAGAAAAAGAAAATTTATACGGTCGATTACTTCATATTTGCCATTTTATCTCGTTGCTTACGGATGGCAATGCATTGCTGTTTTATAAAACAATTACAGCAGGTAAAGGTTAA